In Malus sylvestris chromosome 15, drMalSylv7.2, whole genome shotgun sequence, a single genomic region encodes these proteins:
- the LOC126602514 gene encoding uncharacterized protein LOC126602514: protein MDSGNSGSLQSSSGGDDEYDSRAESISALLSNPPSQLGPMSNPPPHHHHHMDPLSNMFDPLSSRLTNPNPLLNFDMMWSKTLRSDPNPIDLGGLSQPFLTNPSINQLGQNRGAAAAGGGGGGSSTFAALQIPHDHQNISASSSAPDNQTHNNNGVVRNPKKRSRASRRAPTTVLTTDTTNFRAMVQEFTGIPAPPFSSSSPFPRSRLDLFGSAAAASSLMRSAPGGGGGGGLGLDAPSSYLLRPFAQKVTHQPPSSLLDPVSSTSTNHNLLNLHNQNPSSSSSSQVLNFQSLFQSQQQNPKYPLMSINSPPHHHQAGSLGGPHHQHFGLTQQQQQQLNVNALSNNIIVSSSDAALSRHDISNGPSWGTDGTGSNKNIDNNNVVDHQRLMSSINGNYGNGKLNYSAAGSSSNIVLNGGNVPPTTTAAATTTTATRSEGMVESWICSSD, encoded by the coding sequence atggATTCTGGTAATAGTGGGAGTTTGCAATCCTCCAGCGGCGGCGATGACGAGTACGACTCGCGCGCCGAGTCAATCTCCGCCTTGCTCAGTAACCCACCGAGTCAACTCGGTCCCATGTCTAACCCACCAccacatcaccaccaccacatgGACCCTTTATCAAATATGTTCGATCCGTTATCATCCAGGCTCACCAACCCAAACCCACTCCTCAATTTCGACATGATGTGGTCCAAAACCCTAAGATCCGACCCCAATCCCATCGATCTCGGCGGCCTCAGCCAACCCTTTTTGACCAATCCCAGTATCAACCAATTAGGACAAAACAGAGGCGCCGCCGCCGCCGGCGGAGGAGGAGGCGGGTCGTCTACATTTGCGGCGCTTCAGATCCCACATGATCATCAAAACATTTCGGCCTCTTCTTCGGCTCCCGACAACCAAACCCACAACAACAACGGCGTCGTTCGGAATCCGAAGAAGAGGTCGAGAGCGTCGAGGCGAGCACCGACGACGGTGCTGACAACAGACACCACAAATTTCAGAGCCATGGTTCAGGAATTTACAGGTATCCCTGctcctccattttcttcttcctcgcCGTTCCCGAGGAGCAGATTGGACCTTTTTGGCAGTGCTGCGGCTGCCTCTTCATTGATGAGATCAGCAcccggaggaggaggaggtggtggttTGGGTTTGGACGCTCCTTCTTCATACCTTTTGAGGCCTTTTGCTCAAAAAGTGACGCACCAACCACCATCTTCATTGCTTGATCCCGTTAGTTCAACCTCCACAAATCACAATCTCCTCAATCTGCACAACCAAAacccttcatcatcatcttcttcacaAGTTCTCAATTTCCAATCCCTTTTTCAATCCCAGCAACAAAATCCTAAATACCCATTAATGTCCATTAATTCACCACCTCATCATCATCAAGCAGGCTCTTTGGGGGGGCCTCATCATCAACATTTTGGCTTGactcagcagcagcagcaacagcttAATGTTAATGCGCTTTCCAACAACATCATCGTATCCTCCTCGGACGCCGCGCTTTCCAGGCACGACATTAGTAATGGTCCAAGTTGGGGTACTGACGGAACAGGGTCCAACAAGAACATCGACAACAACAATGTGGTTGATCATCAAAGACTAATGAGTTCTATCAATGGAAATTACGGCAATGGGAAACTCAACTACTCGGCTGCTGGTTCTTCGTCGAATATTGTGCTTAATGGCGGTAATGTGCCTCCAACTACTACTGCCGCTGCTACTACTACTACCGCCACTCGAAGCGAAGGTATGGTGGAATCATGGATTTGCTCCTCAGATTAG